The Sphingosinicella flava genome includes the window GTCGAGCGACGAGCGCCCTTTCCCGACCTTTTCGAGGACCGGATAGCGCAAGCCCTCATGATAGTTGAGGTTGATCGTCCGGTAGAGATCGCCCTTCTTGGTGAGCAGGGTGATCGGCTGGTTCGTACCCTTGGCCGCCTTGATCGCGTCCTTCAGCGCATCGCCCGAATAGGCCTTGCCGTTGACCGCGACGATCTCCGTCCCCGCCGTCACGCCTTCGTTGAACAAGGGCGAATCCCAGGCGACGCCGGTCACCGTGCCCGTATTGTTGAGCGAAAGGCCGATCGTGTAGGTGAGGTCCGTCACCTCCCGGTCCTTCTCGCGCGATTTGAAATAGGCCGGCGCCTCCTCGACATAGGCGAGGCGGTATCCGCCGCGCTGGATCCAATCGAGCGGTGCCTTGCCGGTCTGGTTGACGCGCTGGTTCAGATAGGTCGCCCAGTCGTAGGGCGTCACCGCGTTGAGCCCCTGCACCACGTCGTCGAACGAATAGGTCAGCTGCCCTTCCTGATCGGGATTGATGCCGAAGAAGGCACGCGCGAAATCGTCGATCGATTTCTTGCCGTTCGTCCGCTCGCGGATGATGCTGTCGACGTCGAGCCAGATCAGCATGCCCTCGCTATAATAATCCTCCGACCGCTGCCAGCTGCCATAGGCTTGCGGGCGGCGCGAATTGATGATCGGGTCGTTGGTCGTGTCGACCAGCGGGCGCCAGCTGCGGCCGGGCAAGATGTCGTAATAAGCCGCGGTGCGGGCGAGCTCGGCCTTCACGTCCTCGACCGGCATCATGCCCGAGCGGGCGGAGAGGATGTTGCCCCAGAATTGCGTCATGCCTTCATAAACCCAGAGCAGGCTGTTGCGCATCGGCACGCGATAGTCCGGCGTGAAGAGGTCGGCTGGGCGGCGATATTTGCCGTCCCAGCTGTGGTTCATTTCGTGCGCGAGGAGGTCGCGGCCCGCCGATCCGCTGTCCCAATCGGTGAAATAGGTGCGCGGATGGCTGTTCTCGGACGAGCGCAGATGCTCGAGGCCGATGCCGCCCAATTGGTCGGTCAGCGCGAGCAGGAACTCATATTCGTCATAATGCTTGCCGCGATAGAGCTTCATCGCCTGATCGACGAGGTCGCGATGCGCTTTCAGCTGCTCGGGCTTGGCTTCCAAGTCCTTGGCTTCGTCCGCGAAGATGTTGAGCCACACGTCATCCGACAACTTCTCGCGCCGGAAATGCTGTCCGGCGAAGAGCGGCGAATCGACCAGCGTCTCGTAAGAGACCGGCTTGTAAGTGATCCGGTTGCCTGTTTGGCTCGCCACATCGAGGGAGGTGGCGGCGCTCCACCCGGCCGGGAGGGCGATTGTCGCTTCGACCGGGATGTTCCGCACGTAATAGCCTGCGGGATAGAGCGACATTTTTTCCCACTGCGCATTGAGCATGACCGGCGTCATCGTGACACGGCCTTCGGTGGCACGGGTCGGGGAAAGATGCTGGAACTCGACATCGATGCTGGTGACGCCTGCGGGCACCTCCACCTGGAAAGCGTAGACATCGGCCGGATCGCGGCGCCATGGAATCGCTTGGCCCCCCGCGCTGATCTTCAGGCCTGCAACGGTGTTGATCGGCCCGCGCGGCGCGTGGTTGCCGGGCAGCCATTCGGGATAGAGCAGAGTCAGCGGACCAGGGCCCGCCACCGGAATGGTCTGGCGCACGCGATAGATGGCGCGCTGTGTGTCGGTCGCGTCCACCTCCAGCCGCATCGTGCCCGGATAGGGAATGTCCTGCGCCGCCGGGATGGTGTTCGGGATGGGCAGCGGCTGGGGCTTGCCGTCCGGCACCTGCGCAAGGGCGGACGTGGACAGTAAGGCGGCGGAAATCAGGAGGATGTTACGCAAGGCCGGACTCCATGTGGGGATATTTCCCTACATGGATGGCGCAAGGAAGGAGACACGTCCAGCGCTACATAACCCTCCCCCTTGATGGGGGAGGGTTGGGTGGTGGGTGATGTCTCCGGAAGAGGCAGCGCTCTACGTCGTAGATCACCCCTCCCCAACCCCTCCCCATTGAGGGGAGGGGCTCAGATCTTCGCCGCCTTCGCCCGCTCGATCGCCTCGACGATGATGCGTTCGGCATCCTCGCGGCCCAGCCATTTGCCGACGCGCACCCACTTTTCGGATTCGAGATCCTTATAATGGGTGAAGAAATGCTCGATCTGCTTCATCACGATTTCGGGCAAATCGTCCGCCTCGACGACATTCTGGTAATAAGGGAAAGTGGTGTCGACCGGCACGCAGAGCACCTTCTCGTCGCCACCGGCCTCGTCTTCCAGCATCAGCACGGCGATCGGGCGCACGCGCACCACCGATCCCGGAATGAAGGGCGACCGCGCGACGACCATCGCGTCCAGCGGATCGCCGTCCGGCGACAAGGTGTGCGGAATGAAGCCGTAATTGGTCGGATAGCGCATCGGCGTGTGCAGGATGCGATCCACCCAGATCGCGCCCGACTTCTTGTCGAACTCATATTTCACGGGTTCGCCGCCGACCGGCACTTCGATGATGACGTTGACGCTATGGGGCGGATCGTCGCCCACGGGAATCAGATCGATGTTCATGGGCGTGGCCGTTAGAGGCCCAATGCTTTTCACGCCACGCAAAAATGCTAAGGGCGTCCAAATGAGTAGCAAGGTTCAAGCCGTTCGCGGCACACAGGACATGCTGGGCGAGGCCGCCGAGCGCTTCCACACGGTCGTATCGGCATTCGATCGCGTGCGCCGCCTCTACGGCTTCCAGCGGGTCGAAGTGCCGATGTTCGAGGCGACCGCCGTCTTCGCCCGCTCGCTGGGCGAGACGACCGATGTCGTGTCGAAGGAAATGTACACGTTCGAGGATCGCGGCGGCGATTCCCTCACCCTGCGCCCCGAATTCACGGCGGGGATCGCGCGCGCCTATCTTTCCGAGGGCTGGCAGCAGCATGCCCCGCTGAAGGTCGTCACCTGGGGCGCCGCCTTCCGCTACGAACGCCCACAAAAGGGCCGCTTCCGCCAGTTTCACCAGCTCGACGCCGAAATCATCGGCGCGGGCGAACCCGCCTCGGATGTCGAGCTGATCGCGTTCGGCGCGCAATTGCTGGCTGAGCTCGGCATCGTGGATCGCGTCAAATTGCAATTGAACACGCTCGGCGATCCCGAAACGCGCGATGCGTGGCGCGCGGCCCTCGTCGATCACTTCGCCAAGCACCGCTACGACCTCTCCGACGAAAGCCGCGTGCGGCTCGACAAGAACCCGCTGCGCATCCTCGATTCGAAGGAGCATAAGGATTTCCCGATCGTCGACAGCGCGCCGGTGGTGGACGATTTCCTGACGGTTGAGGCCGCAGATTTCTTCGGCAAGGTGACGGCGGGTCTCGACCAGGCGGGCGTCAAATGGACGCGCAATCCCCGACTTGTCCGGGGTCTCGATTATTACCGTCACACCGCCTTCGAATTCACGACCGAGGATCTGGGCGCGCAGAGCGCCGTGATCGCGGGCGGGCGCTATGACGGCCTCATCGAAAGCATGGGCGGTCCGCACACGCCCGCGGTCGGCTGGGCGGCGGGAATAGAGCGCCTGTCGCTGCTGATCGGCGCTCCGGAAAGCCGGGGCATCGATGCGGCGCTAGTGCCCTTGGGCGATGCGGCGGAGCAGGCCGCGCTCGGCATCGCCGCCGATTTGCGCCGCGCGGGCCTCGCCTGCGAAATGGCCTATCGCGGCAACATGAAGAAGCGAATGCAGAAGGCGAATGCCGTCGGCGCGCGCTTCGCCATCATCCTTGGCGACGACGAGCTGGCGCGCGGCGAAGCGGCGGTGAAGGATCTCGCCAGCGGCGAGCAGCGCAACATCGCCCTCGCCGCCCTTGCGGAGGCGCTGCGCGGCGCATGAAGGCGATTTCCGACCAGCGCATCGCGGCCATCGAGGCGCGCAAGGACGAGCTGCAGAACGCCATGGCGGCGCCGAACCTCGCGCCCGACGCGTTCGTCAAATTGTCCAAGGATTATGCCGAGATCGAGCCGGTCGCCGAAGCGGCGCGGGAAGTGCGGCGCCTGAGGGCCGAGCTCGGCGTGCTGGGCGGCCTGCTCGACGATCCTGAAATGAAGGATATGGCCGCCGAGGAAGCGGAGGAAATCCGTCGCCAACTCCCCGAGGCAGAGCGGACATTGGCTTTGAAGCTGCTGCCCCGCGACACGGCGGATGAACGCTCCGCCATGCTTGAAATCCGCGCCGGAACGGGCGGAGACGAAGCCGCGCTCTTCGCGGGCGACCTCTTCCGCATGTACCAGCGTTATGCCGAGGAGCAGGGCTGGCGGGTCGAGGTGATTTCGACCAGCGCGTCGGATGTCGGCGGCTTCAAGGAAATCGTCGCCTCGGTCACCGGCCAGGGCGTGTTCGCCAAGCTGAAGTTCGAAAGCGGCGTCCATCGCGTGCAGCGTGTGCCGGTGACGGAAAGCGGTGGGCGCATCCATACCTCGGCGGCGACGGTCGCGGTGCTTCCCGAGGCCGAGGATGTCGACGTGCAGATCGACGACAAGGATCTGCGCATCGACGTCTACCGCTCGTCGGGCCCCGGCGGCCAGTCGGTCAACACGACCGACAGCGCCGTCCGCATCACCCACCTGCCGACTGGCCTCGTCGTCATTCAGCAGGACGAGAAGTCACAGCACAAGAACAAGGCCAAGGCACTGAAGGTGCTCCGCACCCGCCTCTACGAGATGGAGCGCGAGCGGCTGGCGAGCGAGCGGGCGGGGGCGCGCAAGTCCATGGTCGGCTCCGGCGACCGCTCCGAGCGCATCCGCACTTACAATTTCCCGCAGGGGCGGGTGACCGATCACCGGATCAACCTCACCCTGCATCGCCTTCCCGAAATCCTCGAAGGTCCGGGTCTGAACGAGGTGATTTCCGCGCTGATCGCCGAGGATGAGGCGGAGCGACTGGCGAGCCTCGATGAACAGTAAAAGCTCCCCTCCCCTTCAGGGGAGGGGCCGGGGGTGGGAGAGTCGTGGCCACATAGGCTCGGCTCCGCCTCGCACCCACCCAGTGACAGGTGAACCATGCCCCCGGCATGGTTCAGAAATGCCTGGGAGGCATTTCGACCTGTCACTCCCCTCCCTTGAAAGGAAGGGGAAGATATGATCGCGCAGGCTCTGACGGCGGCTGTCCAACGCCTGGCCTCCATCAGCGACACCCCCCGCCTCGACGCCGAACTGTTGATGGCCCACGCGCTCGGCGTCAGCCGCGAGACCCTGCTGCTCTCCCGCCTCGACGCGCCAATACCCGACACCTTCGAAGCCCTGCTGGCCCGCCGCGCAGCAGGAGAACCCGTCGCCTACATAACCGGCCGCCGCGCCTTCTGGTCGATCGAGCTCGAAGTCGGCCCAGGCGTGCTCGTGCCACGGCCCGACACGGAAACCCTGATCGAAACCGCGCTCGCTCATTTCGGCCAAGAAGGACCGGCGCGCATCCTCGATCTCGGCACGGGTTCGGGCGCCCTGCTGCTCGCCGCGCTCGCGCAGTGGCCGGAGGCGACGGGAATCGGCGTCGACCGCTCCGAAGCCGCGCTCGCCGTCGCTCGGGCCAATGCGGATCGGCTGGGGTTCGCCGCGCGGGCCAGCTTCCGCACCGGCGATTGGGCGGAGGGCCTGGACGAGCACTTCGACCTCCTCCTCTGCAATCCGCCTTATGTGGAAACCGGCGCCGATCTGCCGCGCGACGTGCGCGACTGGGAGCCGCACGAGGCCTTGTTCGCCGGACCGGACGGCCTCGATGACTATCGCCGTCTCGCGCCGATGGTGGCGGGGCTGCTGCGTCCGGGCGGCCTCGCCTGCTTCGAAATCGGGGCGGATCAAGGCGAAAGCGCGGCCCGCCTGTTCGCGGCCCAGGGCCTCACCGTCGCGCTCCACCGCGATCTTGGCGGGCGGCCCCGTTGCCTTGCGGTCACGATTGATCGCGTTTGAAATCTTTCCTCTTGGATTTCGCCGCGGGGGTGGCTACATAGGAGGACAGGGACGGGTAGATCACAGCCATTGGATGCGTGAACGGAGCCCCCCTGCGATCCCCATTGCTCTTGCCCCCGGTTTCACAACTAGGCGCGCGGAGACTGCAACCGTCTTGCGGCGGCTGCGCATGGCGGTTGCGTAAGCATATCGCCGGGATGACCGGCCGATGGAGTGGCAGATTAGAACCACCAGACGAGGATAGCTTTTTGATCAACAATCGTCAGAACAACCGCAGGCGTGGCCGCGGTAGCGGGCCGCGTATGCCGGGCACGTCCAATCCGGGCAACCGCCAGGACAATCGCTCTCGCGGCAATGCGGTCCAATTGCACGAAAAATACAAGGCGATGGCGCGCGACGCGCAGCTCGCTGGCGATCGGGTGCAGACCGAATATTTTCTCCAGTTCGCGGACCATTATTTTCGCGTGCTGAACGAAAACCGCTCGCGCTTCGAAGAGCAGCGCCGCCAGCGCGACGATTACGCGTCCGACGAGGATGAGGATCAGGACGACGGCCTGCAGGCCGAGGATGGCGAAGATAATGAGGCTGAAGCGCCGCGCGTCGAACGCGCTGCTGGCCGGGCCGAGCGCCCGGACCGTTCAGAACGCCCGGAACGCGCAGAACGCCGCCCCCGCCGTCCGCGTGAGCGCCAGGAGCGCGTCGCGGAAGAAGAGAGCATAAGCGAGCGTATCTCCGCCGACATCCTGCCGCCCGCCATCGCGCCGTCGAACGACGAAGATGGCGAAACGCGGCCGGTTCGCCGCCGCACTCGCCGCCCTCGTCCCGAAGACGAAACGGAAGTCGCCCCGGCGGCCTGACATAATCCCTGCGTTTTCGTGAGGGTTGGAAGAGAGCGGATGCCGTAAGGCGCCGCTCTTTTCTTTTGGAGCCGCTGTCACAGAGATGTCTGTCACAAATCTGTCATCCGTGCGTCCCCGACTTGTCATTTATCCTTCATATTGGCGTCTTCGAACCACTGGCGGAAGACGAACGGGATGACGAAGATGATTGCGAAAGCGGGATTGTTGGCGGCGACCATGCTGGCTTGGGCTTCCCCAGCGGCGGCGCAAGGGACGGATGTCGCCGCCGAGATCGCGGCGATGCGCGCGAAGATCGAAAGCCTGGAAGCGGAGGTCACCGCGCTGAAGGCCGCGAAGCCCGTGACGCCGAGCTGGAAGGGCGCGCCGCAATTCGAGGACAAGGAAGCGGGCTTCAGCTTCAAGCCGAAAGGCTTCGTCCAGTTCGACAGCGGCTATGTCGAAAATCCCGGCATCGAATCGCAAAATCTCGGCTACAACACTCGCGCCCGGCGCCTGGTGTTCGGCGCGGAAGGGACGTTGCCGGGCAGCTTCGGCTACAAAGCCGAATTCAACCTCGCGGGCGGCGCCGTCGATTATGAGGACGTGGTGCTGACCTATCAGCCCAAGGGCAGCCCGCTGCAGGTCACGATCGGCAATTTCTATCCGCTTTCAGGTCTTGAGACGATGACGAGCTCGCGCCTTACGTCCTTCCTGGAGCGGGCGCAGGCGGTGGACGCCTTCGGCTTCAGCCGCCGTCTCGGCGCGTCGGTGGGGATCGTGGATCCGCAGGATCGCTACACGCTGACCGCGGGCATCTTCAACGCGCCGCTCGTCAGCGGTTTCAACAACGACAGCTGGCAAGCGAGCGTGCGCGGCACCTTCTCACCCAAGGTCGGTGAGGGTGGACGCCTCCACTTTGGCGCCAATTACCAGCATCGCGAGACGCAATCGGACGCGCGCAACTTTCGCTATCGCGCGCGGCCCTTCACGCAAATTACCGATGTGCGCTTCGCCGACACGGGCGCAATCGCGGCGAGAGGCGACGATATTGTCGGCGTCGAATTGGGCGGCATTTTCGGACCGCTCCATGTCGCGGCGGAAGGGCATAAAGTGTGGACTGACGCCTATGCACCCGGCACCACCTTCGAGGGAACGGACGGTGTCGGCGGCGGCGCCTTCTATGATGGCGATCCGAGCTTTTCTTCCGCTTACGCGGAGGTGGGCTATTATCTCACTGGCGAAACGCGGGGCTACAAAGGCGGCAGGTGGGACCGGACCAAGGTGCTGAACCCGGTCGGCAAAGGCGGCATCGGCGCGGTGCAGCTGAATGCCCGCATCGATTATCTCAATCTGGAGGATCGGCTATCTGCAGGTGCTGTCGGCGCGCCGCGCTTCATCAATGGCGGGACGCAGACCGGATATCAGCTGAGTGCGATCTGGAATCCGATCGATTATATCCGCTTCCTCCTCCAATATGCGCATGCGGATGTGGAGGGCGGCCCCTCCGCCGCGACGGTCGCGGCGGAGAGTGATGCCCCAATTCAGGACAGGAATTACGGCGTGGACAGTCTTGCCGTGCGGGCTCAGGTCGAGTTTTGAGATTGACGAGATTGTGACAAGGTAACATGCTCCCGTTCATTAATTGAGCGGGAGCATGTGCATGCGTTATCTTCTTGTCATCGCGACGGCATTGCCGGGTCCGGCTTTCGCCCAGACGGCGCAGGGCGACGTTTCCGTCACCATCTACAACAACAATCAGGCATTGGTTCAGGACGTCCGCACCCTGGATCTTCCCGCCGGGCGCGTGCGGCAGGAATTTCCCGACGTGTCGGGCGAGATCCGGCCGGAAACGGTGACGTTGAGCGGCGACGGCATCGGCATCGTCGAGCAGAATTTCGATTTCGACCTGCTTTCGCCGTCCGCCTTGATGGAAAAAGCGGTGGGCGAGACGATAACCCTCATCCGCACCAATCCCGCGACCGGCAAGGAAGAGCGGGAGCGGGCGAAGGTGCTGGCCGCCAATGGCGGCGTGGTGCTTCAGATCGGGCAGCGGATCGAAGTGCTGCGCGACGACGGGCTGCCGGTCCGCGTGGTGTTCGACAAGGTGCCCGAAAATCTGCGCGCCCGTCCGACTCTATCGGTGACGCTGGAAAGCGACAATGCAGGGCGCCGGCCGTTGCGTTTGAGTTACTTGTCCGGTGGGCTCGGCTGGAACGCGGATTATGTCGCGATGATCGACGAAAAAGCCGGCAGGATGGATGTGCAGGGCTGGGTGACGCTCACCAACAATAGCGGCACGACCTTCAGCAACGCGCAGACCCTGCTCGTCGCGGGCGGCGGGGGCGAAGGTTACAGCAACGTGCGGCCGGGCACGGAGACCGCCGGCCGGGAACGGCTGGGCGGCTTCTATCTCTATCCGCTGGCCGGGCGGACGACGATCGCCGACCGCCAGACCAAGCAGGTGAGCTTCCTCGACGTGGTCGGGGCTCCGGTCTCGGCGGGCTATCGCTTCGCCAATGGCTGGCTTGGAACGTCGGAAAAGGCGCAGAGCGCGAGCAGCGTGCTCACCTTCTCGACTGGGCGCGATCAGGGCTTGGGCGACGCGCTCCCTGCGGGCACGATGCGCGTCTATATGCGCGACCAGCGCGGCAACGCCCAGTTCATCGGCGAGAACAATATCGGCCATACGCCGATGGGGTCGACCGTCGCGTTGCGGCTGGGCGACGCGTTCGACGTTAAGGTGAAGCCGGTCGTCGAGGAGCGGCAGCGGATCAACGACACACGCTGGCGGACGCGGATGCGTTATGAGCTCACCAACGCGAAGCCCGAGCCGGTGACGGTCGAGTTGGCCCAAGGCGGCCTCGACCGCTTCTGGACCGACACGCGGATCGTCGAGGAGAGCCAGAAGAGCCGCCGCGAGGATTCGGGACAGGCGGTGTGGACGGTCAAGGTGCCCGCCAACGGCACCGCGACCGTCACGGCGACGTTCGACACGCGGTTCTGAGGCGCGCCATGCGCCGCTTCATCCCCCTTTTGCTGGCGGTCCTGTCGCCGTCGCCGCTCGCCGCGCAGGCGACGGCCACGTCTTCGGCGCCGGAGAAAGTGGCGGTCACCGTCTATCGCGATCCCAATCGCAGCGCCCAGACGGCGATCAACATGGGCTGGCTGAACGGTTTCGCCCTCGTCACCGAAACCCGCCGCATCGCGATTCCCGCGGGGGACGCGACGATCCGGTTCGAAGGCGTCGCTGGCGGCATCATTCCGGAAAGCGCGATCGTCACGGGCCTTCCCGACGGCGTGGCCGAAAAGAATCGCGACGCCTTGCTTCTTTCCCCCGCCAGCCTGATCGACCGGTCGCTTGGGCGGCGCGTCCACCTCAAGCGCACCTCGGCTACGGGCGAGGTGCGGGAAGAAGAAGCGGTGATCCGCTCTTCCGCGAGCGGCGCCGTCGTGCTGCAGACTCCGGAAGGCGTCGAAGCCTTGCGCTGCACCGGGCTTCCCGAAACCCTGATCTATGACAAGGTGCCGGAAGGATTGTCCGCCAAGCCGACCCTGTCGGTGATGACACGGAGCGACGCGGCACGCGAGGCCACCATCACCTTGTCCTATCTCGCCGCCGGGTTCGACTGGCAGGCCAATTATGTCGCGACCCTGTCGCCTTATGGCGACCGCATGGACCTGTTCGCCTGGGTGACCCTCGCCAGCACCGACGAGACGAGCTTCCCGGCGGCGGAGACCAGCACCGTCGCGGGCAAGCTCGAGCGGCGCAGCTACGCGCGCCCCAAGCCGCGCGGCGAGCCGCTCAACCTGCAATGCTGGCCGTCGGGAACGACGAGCGACATCGACGCGGATGAGCGGGACATGCCGCCGCCTCCCCCACCGCCGCCGCCCCCCGCTCCGCCACCGCCGGTCATGGCTCGGCCCGAAGCCATTACGGTCACGGGATCGCGGATGATGGCGCAGCAAGAGGAATTGGGCGATCTCAAGCTCTATCGCATTCCCGAGCCGGTGACGGTCGCAGCGCGCGGGCAAAAGCAGGTCGCCTTGCTCGAAAAACCGGACGTGAAAGTGAATCGTATCCATCGGCAGTGGATCGACCCGTTGAGGCCGCAAGACTCGGCGATCGAAGGTTTGATCTCCACGCGCAACCGCGTCGATGCGGGGCTGGGCATTGCGCTGCCCGCGGGCAAGATCCTGTTCTTCAGCGAAGAGAACGGGCGCCGGATGCTGATCGGCGAAGGCCATATCGACGACAAGGCGGTGGGCGAGGATGTCGACATCACCCTCAACCTCGGCCCGGCGCTCCGCATGCAGGCGCGGGAAGTGTCGAGCGCCAAGGGCATGGTGGAATATGAGCTTACCGTCACCAACGACGCGCCTCATGGCGCCCGGTACGAAGCGCTGTTCGATCGGGACGACGTGCGGATCGTTCCGGTCAGCACGCGTCTCGCGCGGCGAGATGGGGCAATGGTTTGGGCTACAGAGGTTCCGGCCAATGGCAGCCGCACGTTCCGCTATAAGGTGAAGCGGCTCTAGGGCGGATCGACATTCAATGTCGATGTGTTGAGGAAGTCATCCCTCTAAAACCCGTCACTCCAGCTTTCGCTGGAATGACGGGAAAAAGAAATAATGAAGCTCAGCCTCTCACCGGACGGGGGCGGTGATTCTCGTCCAGGGCGACGAAGGTGAACAGGCCTTCGGTCACTTTCACTTCCTCGGCGCCCCGGTCGCGCTCGGCGACGACCTCGATCCGAATCGCGATGGAGGTGCGGCCGACGCGTTCGATCTTCGCGAAGACCGAGATGATGTCGTGAAGGAGAATCGGGGCGATAAACTCCATCGCCTGAATGGCGACGGTGGCGACGGGGCCCTGCGCCTCGCGGGCGGCGACGATGCCCGCCGCGATATCCATTTGCGAGAGCACCCAGCCGCCGAAGATGTGGCCGTTGGCGTTGATGTCCCCCGGGCGCGGCACGACGCGGAGAATCGGTTCATGCCTGGTCGTCGTCATTCTTCTGTCCCTTTCCGGTGGCCGAATCGTCGTGGCCGCTCGCGTTGCTGAGGAAGACAAGGCCCATCAGGGCCGCGCCGAGCAAGACGGTGAAGCCCACGCCCGCGACCGTCGCGACGATCATATGAATCGGCGCCGGGACACCCGATGCCTTCAGGTAGATGAGGGCGAG containing:
- a CDS encoding DUF4139 domain-containing protein; amino-acid sequence: MRRFIPLLLAVLSPSPLAAQATATSSAPEKVAVTVYRDPNRSAQTAINMGWLNGFALVTETRRIAIPAGDATIRFEGVAGGIIPESAIVTGLPDGVAEKNRDALLLSPASLIDRSLGRRVHLKRTSATGEVREEEAVIRSSASGAVVLQTPEGVEALRCTGLPETLIYDKVPEGLSAKPTLSVMTRSDAAREATITLSYLAAGFDWQANYVATLSPYGDRMDLFAWVTLASTDETSFPAAETSTVAGKLERRSYARPKPRGEPLNLQCWPSGTTSDIDADERDMPPPPPPPPPPAPPPPVMARPEAITVTGSRMMAQQEELGDLKLYRIPEPVTVAARGQKQVALLEKPDVKVNRIHRQWIDPLRPQDSAIEGLISTRNRVDAGLGIALPAGKILFFSEENGRRMLIGEGHIDDKAVGEDVDITLNLGPALRMQAREVSSAKGMVEYELTVTNDAPHGARYEALFDRDDVRIVPVSTRLARRDGAMVWATEVPANGSRTFRYKVKRL
- a CDS encoding acyl-CoA thioesterase, which codes for MTTTRHEPILRVVPRPGDINANGHIFGGWVLSQMDIAAGIVAAREAQGPVATVAIQAMEFIAPILLHDIISVFAKIERVGRTSIAIRIEVVAERDRGAEEVKVTEGLFTFVALDENHRPRPVRG